One Channa argus isolate prfri chromosome 15, Channa argus male v1.0, whole genome shotgun sequence DNA segment encodes these proteins:
- the clcn7 gene encoding H(+)/Cl(-) exchange transporter 7 isoform X2: MANITKKVSWSSRPDESGSAGDATPLLNGSEQPRYSRQDSLRGRPKEIPHNEKLLSLKFESLDYDNIENQLFLEEERRMSPMNFRCLEISRWVVCGLIGFLTGLIACSIDIIVEKLAGYKYQAVKENIEKFTEGGGLSVSLILWAVLNSSFVMVGSITVAFFEPIAAGSGIPQIKCYLNGVKIPRVVRLKTLMVKVFGVICSVVGGLAVGKEGPMIHSGAVVAAGVSQGRSTSLKRDFKMFEYFRRDTEKRDFVSAGAAAGVSAAFGAPVGGVLFSLEEGASFWNQMLTWRIFFASMISTFTLNFVLSVYHKTPGQLSSPGLINFGRFDSDTMAYDLYEVPLFIIMGAIGGVLGALFNILNYWLTIFRIRYVHRPCLQVMEAMLVAAVTATVSFTMIYFSNDCQPLDTDQTEEYPLQFFCADGEYNSMATAFFNTPERSVRSLFHNQAGTYNPLTLGLFTLTYFLLACWTYGLAVSAGVFIPSLLIGAAWGRLFGIMLATITPNNPVWADPGKYALIGAAAQLGGIVRMTLSLTVIMMEATGNVTYGFPIMLVLMTAKIVGDYFVEGLYDIHIKLQSVPFLHWEAPATSHWLTAREVMSSPVTCLNRIEKVGTIVDILSNTSTNHNGFPVVVQITGSDEPEKLCGLILRSQLIVLLKHKVFMELARSRLTRRKLQLKDFRDAYPRFPPIQSIHVSQDERECMMDLTEFMNPTPYTVPQDTSLPRVFKLFRALGLRHLVVVDDENGVVGLVTRKDLARYHMGKHGLEELQLAQT, from the exons ATGGCCAACATCACCAAGAAAGTGTCGTGGTCCAGCCGGCCCGACGAGTCCGGGTCCGCCGGCGACGCTACACCGCTGCTCAACGGTTCCGAGCAGCCCAGATACTCTAGACAG GACTCTCTTAGGGGGAGGCCCAAAGAGATCCCTCACAATGAGAAGTTACTGTCACTTAAATTTGAG AGTCTGGACTATGATAACATTGAGAACCAGCTGTTTCTTGAGGAGGAAAGAAGGATGAGTCCAATG AATTTCCGCTGTCTGGAGATCAGTCGTTGGGTAGTCTGCGGCCTTATTGGATTTTTGACTGGCCTCATCGCCTGCTCTATTGACATCATAGTGGAGAAACTGGCTGGGTACAAATATCAAGCGGTCAAAGAAA ACATAGAGAAATTCACAGAGGGGGGtggcctgtctgtctctctcatccTCTGGGCTGTCCTCAACTCGTCCTTTGTCATGGTGGGGTCCATCACGGTTGCATTCTTTGAG ccaattgcagcaggaAGCGGTATACCTCAGATAAAATGTTACCTGAATGGAGTCAAGATTCCCAGGGTGGTACGACTCAAG ACCCTGATGGTAAAGGTGTTTGGTGTCATCTGTTCAGTGGTCGGTGGTCTTGCTGTTGGAAAG GAAGGGCCCATGATTCACTCTGGCGCTGTTGTAGCTGCAGGAGTTTCTCAGGGCAGGAGCACATCTTTAAAAAGAGACTTCAAG atgtTTGAATACTTCCGGAGAGATACAGAAAAGAGGGACTTTGTctctgctggagctgctgctggagtgTCAGCTGCTTTTGGAGCACCAGTTG GTGGCGTTCTGTTCTCTCTAGAGGAGGGAGCTTCTTTCTGGAACCAGATGTTGACATGGAGGATA TTTTTTGCCTCTATGATATCCACCTTCACCCTGAACTTCGTTCTCAGTGTCTATCACAAAACCCCTGGACAACTGTCTAGCCCAGGTCTCATCAACTTTGGACGCTTTGATAGCGAT aCCATGGCCTATGACCTCTATGAGGTGCCCTTGTTCATCATTATGGGAGCAATAG GTGGAGTGCTCGGAGCACTGTTCAACATTCTCAACTACTGGCTGACCATCTTTAGGATTAG gtatGTCCATCGCCCTTGTTTGCAAGTGATGGAGGCCATGTTGGTCGCCGCGGTGACAGCAACAGTGTCGTTCACAATGATCTACTTCTCCAATGACTGCCAGCCTCTGGACACGGACCAAACCGAGGAGTACCCACTGCag tttttctgtgcAGATGGAGAGTATAACTCCATGGCAACAGCCTTCTTTAATACTCCTGAGAGAAGTGTCCGCAGTCTTTTCCACAACCAGGCAG GAACCTACAATCCTCTGACACTGGGCTTGTTCACTCTGACCTATTTCCTCCTGGCATGTTGGACCTATGGCCTGGCGGTGTCTGCTGGAGTCTTCATCCCTTCTCTGCTTATAGGGGCAGCGTGGGGCAGATTGTTTGGGATAATGCTGGCCACCATCACCCCCAACAACCCG gTTTGGGCTGACCCTGGTAAATATGCTTTAATTGGAGCTGCAGCTCAGTTAG GTGGCATTGTGAGGATGACCCTCAGTTTGACAGTAATCATGATGGAAGCGACAGGGAATGTCACGTATGGTTTTCCCATAATGCTCGTCCTCATGACTGCAAAGATCGTCGGGGATTACTTTGTTGAG GGTCTGTATGACATCCACATCAAGCTACAGAGTGTTCCCTTCCTGCACTGGGAGGCTCCTGCTACATCCCACTGGCTGACTGCCAG AGAGGTTATGAGTTCTCCAGTTACCTGTTTGAACAGGATAGAGAAGGTTGGAACCATTGTGGACATCCTTAGCAACACATCTACCAATCACAATGGCTTCCCTGTCGTCGTGCAGATTACAGGAAGTGATGAG CCAGAAAAACTATGTGGCCTCATCCTCCGCTCACAGCTCATTGTTCTTCTCAAGCACAAG GTATTCATGGAGTTAGCTCGGTCCCGGCTGACCCGGAGGAAGCTCCAGCTGAAGGACTTCAGGGATGCATACCCCCGCTTTCCCCCGATTCAGAGCATCCATGTCTCCCAGGACGAGAGGGAGTGTATGATGGATCTCACAGAGTTCATGAACCCAACACCTTACACTGTACCACAG GATACATCTCTTCCTCGTGTCTTTAAGCTGTTCAGAGCTCTGGGACTGAGGCACTTGGTGGTAGTAGATGACGAAAATGGG GTGGTTGGACTGGTAACCAGGAAAGACTTGGCCAGATATCATATGGGCAAACATGGCCTGGAGGAACTTCAGCTAGCTCAGACATag
- the clcn7 gene encoding H(+)/Cl(-) exchange transporter 7 isoform X1 — protein MANITKKVSWSSRPDESGSAGDATPLLNGSEQPRYSRQNSAGGNMFHIGRLSTVDLEEEITSEEDSLRGRPKEIPHNEKLLSLKFESLDYDNIENQLFLEEERRMSPMNFRCLEISRWVVCGLIGFLTGLIACSIDIIVEKLAGYKYQAVKENIEKFTEGGGLSVSLILWAVLNSSFVMVGSITVAFFEPIAAGSGIPQIKCYLNGVKIPRVVRLKTLMVKVFGVICSVVGGLAVGKEGPMIHSGAVVAAGVSQGRSTSLKRDFKMFEYFRRDTEKRDFVSAGAAAGVSAAFGAPVGGVLFSLEEGASFWNQMLTWRIFFASMISTFTLNFVLSVYHKTPGQLSSPGLINFGRFDSDTMAYDLYEVPLFIIMGAIGGVLGALFNILNYWLTIFRIRYVHRPCLQVMEAMLVAAVTATVSFTMIYFSNDCQPLDTDQTEEYPLQFFCADGEYNSMATAFFNTPERSVRSLFHNQAGTYNPLTLGLFTLTYFLLACWTYGLAVSAGVFIPSLLIGAAWGRLFGIMLATITPNNPVWADPGKYALIGAAAQLGGIVRMTLSLTVIMMEATGNVTYGFPIMLVLMTAKIVGDYFVEGLYDIHIKLQSVPFLHWEAPATSHWLTAREVMSSPVTCLNRIEKVGTIVDILSNTSTNHNGFPVVVQITGSDEPEKLCGLILRSQLIVLLKHKVFMELARSRLTRRKLQLKDFRDAYPRFPPIQSIHVSQDERECMMDLTEFMNPTPYTVPQDTSLPRVFKLFRALGLRHLVVVDDENGVVGLVTRKDLARYHMGKHGLEELQLAQT, from the exons ATGGCCAACATCACCAAGAAAGTGTCGTGGTCCAGCCGGCCCGACGAGTCCGGGTCCGCCGGCGACGCTACACCGCTGCTCAACGGTTCCGAGCAGCCCAGATACTCTAGACAG AATTCTGCAGGAGGCAATATGTTTCACATAGGCAGGCTCAGCACGGTGGATTTGGAAGAGGAGATAACATCTGAAGAG GACTCTCTTAGGGGGAGGCCCAAAGAGATCCCTCACAATGAGAAGTTACTGTCACTTAAATTTGAG AGTCTGGACTATGATAACATTGAGAACCAGCTGTTTCTTGAGGAGGAAAGAAGGATGAGTCCAATG AATTTCCGCTGTCTGGAGATCAGTCGTTGGGTAGTCTGCGGCCTTATTGGATTTTTGACTGGCCTCATCGCCTGCTCTATTGACATCATAGTGGAGAAACTGGCTGGGTACAAATATCAAGCGGTCAAAGAAA ACATAGAGAAATTCACAGAGGGGGGtggcctgtctgtctctctcatccTCTGGGCTGTCCTCAACTCGTCCTTTGTCATGGTGGGGTCCATCACGGTTGCATTCTTTGAG ccaattgcagcaggaAGCGGTATACCTCAGATAAAATGTTACCTGAATGGAGTCAAGATTCCCAGGGTGGTACGACTCAAG ACCCTGATGGTAAAGGTGTTTGGTGTCATCTGTTCAGTGGTCGGTGGTCTTGCTGTTGGAAAG GAAGGGCCCATGATTCACTCTGGCGCTGTTGTAGCTGCAGGAGTTTCTCAGGGCAGGAGCACATCTTTAAAAAGAGACTTCAAG atgtTTGAATACTTCCGGAGAGATACAGAAAAGAGGGACTTTGTctctgctggagctgctgctggagtgTCAGCTGCTTTTGGAGCACCAGTTG GTGGCGTTCTGTTCTCTCTAGAGGAGGGAGCTTCTTTCTGGAACCAGATGTTGACATGGAGGATA TTTTTTGCCTCTATGATATCCACCTTCACCCTGAACTTCGTTCTCAGTGTCTATCACAAAACCCCTGGACAACTGTCTAGCCCAGGTCTCATCAACTTTGGACGCTTTGATAGCGAT aCCATGGCCTATGACCTCTATGAGGTGCCCTTGTTCATCATTATGGGAGCAATAG GTGGAGTGCTCGGAGCACTGTTCAACATTCTCAACTACTGGCTGACCATCTTTAGGATTAG gtatGTCCATCGCCCTTGTTTGCAAGTGATGGAGGCCATGTTGGTCGCCGCGGTGACAGCAACAGTGTCGTTCACAATGATCTACTTCTCCAATGACTGCCAGCCTCTGGACACGGACCAAACCGAGGAGTACCCACTGCag tttttctgtgcAGATGGAGAGTATAACTCCATGGCAACAGCCTTCTTTAATACTCCTGAGAGAAGTGTCCGCAGTCTTTTCCACAACCAGGCAG GAACCTACAATCCTCTGACACTGGGCTTGTTCACTCTGACCTATTTCCTCCTGGCATGTTGGACCTATGGCCTGGCGGTGTCTGCTGGAGTCTTCATCCCTTCTCTGCTTATAGGGGCAGCGTGGGGCAGATTGTTTGGGATAATGCTGGCCACCATCACCCCCAACAACCCG gTTTGGGCTGACCCTGGTAAATATGCTTTAATTGGAGCTGCAGCTCAGTTAG GTGGCATTGTGAGGATGACCCTCAGTTTGACAGTAATCATGATGGAAGCGACAGGGAATGTCACGTATGGTTTTCCCATAATGCTCGTCCTCATGACTGCAAAGATCGTCGGGGATTACTTTGTTGAG GGTCTGTATGACATCCACATCAAGCTACAGAGTGTTCCCTTCCTGCACTGGGAGGCTCCTGCTACATCCCACTGGCTGACTGCCAG AGAGGTTATGAGTTCTCCAGTTACCTGTTTGAACAGGATAGAGAAGGTTGGAACCATTGTGGACATCCTTAGCAACACATCTACCAATCACAATGGCTTCCCTGTCGTCGTGCAGATTACAGGAAGTGATGAG CCAGAAAAACTATGTGGCCTCATCCTCCGCTCACAGCTCATTGTTCTTCTCAAGCACAAG GTATTCATGGAGTTAGCTCGGTCCCGGCTGACCCGGAGGAAGCTCCAGCTGAAGGACTTCAGGGATGCATACCCCCGCTTTCCCCCGATTCAGAGCATCCATGTCTCCCAGGACGAGAGGGAGTGTATGATGGATCTCACAGAGTTCATGAACCCAACACCTTACACTGTACCACAG GATACATCTCTTCCTCGTGTCTTTAAGCTGTTCAGAGCTCTGGGACTGAGGCACTTGGTGGTAGTAGATGACGAAAATGGG GTGGTTGGACTGGTAACCAGGAAAGACTTGGCCAGATATCATATGGGCAAACATGGCCTGGAGGAACTTCAGCTAGCTCAGACATag